In the genome of Qipengyuania seohaensis, one region contains:
- a CDS encoding aspartate carbamoyltransferase catalytic subunit, with the protein MTASQTQPHASRYPAGAQAFPHRDLLGIGQLERHEILFLLDEAEQWVDLNRQRQKHSDSLSGLTIINAFFENSTRTLLSFEIAGKRLGADVVNMHAAQSSVKKGETLIDTAITLNAMRADAIVIRHGSSGATGLIADKVDCPVLNAGDGQHEHPTQALLDALALRHALRERSQSGDDFTGLTITICGDILHSRVARSNLLCLQALGATVRLCAPPALMPSGIEAMGAQVFHDFDAALDGADVVMMLRLQTERMSGQFIPSAREYHHLYGLTAARLAKAGEDALVMHPGPMNRGVEIDSDVADMIDRSIITRQVEMGVAIRMACLDVLTRRARGVEGWGEVA; encoded by the coding sequence ATGACAGCTTCGCAAACACAGCCCCACGCATCCCGCTATCCGGCGGGAGCGCAGGCCTTTCCGCATCGCGACCTGCTCGGCATCGGCCAGCTGGAGCGCCATGAAATCCTGTTCCTGCTCGACGAGGCGGAACAATGGGTCGATCTTAACCGACAGCGGCAAAAGCACAGCGACAGTCTTTCGGGGCTGACGATCATCAATGCCTTTTTCGAAAACTCGACGCGGACGCTCTTGAGTTTCGAGATTGCAGGCAAGCGGCTGGGGGCCGACGTCGTCAATATGCACGCCGCACAGTCGAGCGTGAAAAAGGGCGAGACGCTGATCGATACCGCGATAACCCTCAACGCCATGCGCGCCGATGCCATCGTCATCCGCCACGGATCGAGCGGGGCGACGGGCCTGATCGCGGACAAGGTCGACTGCCCGGTTCTCAATGCAGGAGACGGGCAGCACGAGCACCCGACGCAGGCATTGCTCGACGCGCTGGCCCTGCGCCATGCGCTGAGAGAGCGAAGCCAGTCGGGCGACGATTTTACCGGCCTGACCATAACGATTTGCGGCGATATCCTGCACAGCCGGGTCGCACGTTCGAACCTGCTGTGTCTTCAGGCGTTGGGGGCAACCGTCCGCCTTTGCGCTCCGCCCGCGCTCATGCCTTCGGGTATCGAAGCCATGGGGGCGCAAGTCTTCCATGATTTCGACGCCGCGCTGGACGGGGCGGATGTGGTCATGATGCTCCGCCTGCAGACCGAGCGCATGAGCGGACAGTTCATTCCTTCTGCGCGGGAGTACCACCACCTCTACGGCCTGACTGCCGCCCGCCTTGCCAAGGCCGGAGAAGACGCGCTGGTCATGCATCCCGGGCCGATGAACCGCGGGGTCGAGATCGACAGCGATGTTGCCGACATGATCGACCGCTCGATCATAACGCGGCAGGTCGAGATGGGGGTGGCGATACGCATGGCTTGCCTCGATGTCCTGACGCGCCGTGCCCGAGGGGTCGAAGGATGGGGAGAGGTCGCATGA
- a CDS encoding class I SAM-dependent DNA methyltransferase translates to MNAVEIEEAISELAEQPFDKTEFPFQFLAAFGNKPTTIKRLRSGASNSSDLEGGVLQRNNIHIATCEFGEVDATLQALRQSPQTASARAKFILATDGETLQAEEVGSDEAPIACEYADFPDHFGFLLPLAGITTVKQIRESSFDIKATGRLNRLYVELLKDNPDWDTDERRPDMNHFMARLIFCFFAEDTDIFHGEDLFTRTIEQMSERDSSNTHEVIGEIFRAMDCKLAERDANDTPRYANQFPYVNGELFSGSTEVPTFSRIARSYLINIGNLDWKKINPDIFGSMIQAVADDEERGALGMHYTSVPNILKVLNPLFLDDLREKLEEAGNSPIKLLNLRKRMAKIRVFDPACGSGNFLVIAYKEMRAIEAEINQRRDEADIRTEIPLTNFRGIELRNFPAEIARLALIIAEYQCDVLYRGQKEALAEFLPLDAENWITCGNALRLDWLSICPPTGTGVKHTADDLFHTPLEQAQIDFENEGGETYLCGNPPYLGSKWQSKEQKDELREIFSEHTGSWKSLDYVAGWFAKAADYGTRTKAVSAFVATNSICQGVQVPILWPVIHEHQHQIAFAHTSFKWSNLASHNAGVTVAIIGIATDYERTPVIFSLGDDGETIAKSVDKINSYLVPGRGINISPSRASISGCAYMDLGNMPKDGGHLLMTASEAEKMIAAEPDTAKFIFDFVGSQEFVKGIVRRCLWIEDHEVQEATKSAQIAERLEGVRAMRLASDAESTRAFADRAHRFKQIQGRGKHRTIVVPKVTSEKRSYLPVGLLSSHSIVSDNAFAIYDAAIWNMAIITSRMHWVWVSTVCGQLETRIRYSNTLGWHTFPVPKLTEKNIDDLSRSANDILLAREAHFPATFAELYDPDDMPEDLREAHERNDEIFERIYIGRRFKNDTERLEKLFELYTKMTTKPQSTKTKMKA, encoded by the coding sequence ATGAATGCGGTCGAGATTGAAGAAGCGATATCGGAGCTAGCGGAACAGCCTTTTGACAAGACTGAATTCCCCTTCCAATTCCTTGCTGCATTCGGAAATAAACCCACTACCATTAAGCGTCTTCGCTCAGGCGCGTCGAATAGCTCCGACCTTGAGGGAGGGGTGCTGCAGCGCAACAATATTCACATTGCGACATGTGAATTTGGCGAGGTAGACGCGACACTTCAGGCGTTACGGCAAAGCCCCCAGACGGCGAGTGCCCGCGCCAAATTCATTCTCGCTACCGACGGCGAGACGCTTCAAGCCGAAGAGGTTGGAAGCGACGAAGCTCCTATCGCCTGTGAGTATGCGGACTTTCCTGACCACTTCGGTTTCCTGCTCCCGCTCGCTGGCATCACGACGGTCAAGCAAATCCGTGAGAGCTCGTTCGATATCAAGGCCACTGGGCGGCTTAATCGTCTCTATGTCGAGCTGCTGAAAGACAATCCCGATTGGGACACGGATGAGCGCCGCCCCGACATGAACCATTTCATGGCGCGGCTCATTTTTTGCTTCTTTGCCGAGGACACTGACATCTTCCACGGCGAAGACCTCTTCACGCGCACCATCGAGCAGATGAGTGAGAGAGACTCGTCCAACACGCACGAGGTGATTGGCGAGATTTTCCGCGCGATGGATTGCAAGCTCGCTGAGCGAGACGCCAACGACACGCCACGTTATGCAAACCAGTTTCCTTATGTGAATGGCGAGCTTTTTTCGGGAAGCACGGAAGTCCCCACCTTCAGCAGGATCGCGCGGTCTTACCTAATCAACATCGGCAATCTCGATTGGAAGAAGATCAACCCCGACATTTTCGGGAGCATGATTCAGGCCGTCGCCGACGATGAAGAGCGCGGCGCACTTGGGATGCACTACACTAGCGTTCCGAACATCCTAAAGGTGCTCAATCCGCTCTTTCTCGACGACCTTCGCGAGAAGCTTGAGGAAGCTGGCAACAGCCCCATCAAACTTCTCAATCTCAGAAAGCGCATGGCAAAGATCAGGGTTTTTGACCCTGCCTGCGGCTCAGGTAATTTTCTTGTGATCGCTTACAAAGAGATGAGAGCAATCGAAGCGGAGATAAACCAACGCCGCGATGAAGCCGACATCAGAACTGAGATACCGCTTACCAACTTTCGCGGAATCGAGCTGCGCAATTTCCCCGCTGAAATTGCGAGATTGGCTCTAATCATCGCCGAATATCAATGCGACGTACTATACCGAGGCCAGAAGGAAGCCCTGGCAGAGTTTCTTCCACTCGACGCTGAGAATTGGATAACATGCGGAAATGCGCTTCGGCTCGATTGGTTGAGCATTTGCCCGCCTACAGGGACTGGAGTGAAGCATACTGCCGATGATCTCTTCCACACTCCGCTAGAGCAAGCGCAGATTGACTTCGAAAATGAGGGCGGTGAAACCTACTTGTGCGGAAATCCGCCATACTTAGGGAGCAAATGGCAATCAAAAGAACAGAAAGACGAACTCCGAGAGATTTTCTCGGAGCATACAGGCAGTTGGAAATCGTTGGATTATGTCGCGGGTTGGTTCGCCAAAGCCGCTGATTACGGAACAAGAACGAAGGCGGTCTCAGCGTTCGTTGCAACAAACTCGATTTGCCAAGGTGTTCAAGTGCCTATCCTATGGCCCGTTATACACGAACACCAACATCAGATTGCGTTCGCGCACACCTCATTCAAATGGTCGAACCTAGCCAGTCACAATGCAGGTGTTACCGTTGCCATCATTGGCATCGCTACGGACTACGAAAGGACACCTGTCATTTTCTCCCTCGGTGACGACGGAGAGACAATCGCGAAGTCCGTCGATAAAATTAACTCCTATCTCGTTCCAGGCCGCGGCATCAATATCTCGCCATCTCGGGCGTCTATTTCTGGCTGTGCTTACATGGACCTTGGCAACATGCCCAAGGACGGTGGTCATCTGCTGATGACCGCTTCGGAAGCCGAAAAAATGATTGCGGCTGAACCTGATACCGCGAAATTTATCTTCGATTTCGTTGGCTCGCAGGAGTTTGTGAAGGGCATCGTTCGTCGCTGCCTATGGATTGAGGATCACGAAGTCCAGGAAGCCACCAAATCTGCTCAGATTGCAGAGCGTTTGGAGGGCGTCCGCGCGATGCGCTTAGCTAGCGATGCAGAATCCACCAGAGCTTTTGCTGATCGGGCACACCGTTTCAAACAAATTCAAGGTCGTGGAAAGCATCGAACAATCGTTGTTCCCAAAGTCACATCCGAAAAACGAAGCTATTTGCCTGTCGGGTTGCTTTCGTCACATTCAATTGTGTCCGATAACGCGTTTGCAATCTACGATGCAGCGATTTGGAACATGGCTATAATTACCTCGCGAATGCATTGGGTTTGGGTTTCTACTGTCTGTGGACAATTGGAAACCCGTATCCGTTATTCAAACACTTTAGGATGGCACACCTTCCCAGTCCCCAAGCTGACGGAGAAAAATATTGATGATCTTTCGCGCTCCGCCAACGACATCCTCTTAGCGCGTGAAGCTCACTTTCCTGCCACTTTCGCGGAACTCTATGACCCGGATGATATGCCCGAAGACCTGCGCGAAGCGCATGAGAGAAACGATGAGATTTTCGAACGCATCTACATCGGCCGACGATTCAAGAATGACACTGAACGGCTTGAGAAGCTGTTCGAGCTTTACACCAAGATGACGACCAAGCCTCAATCAACGAAAACGAAAATGAAAGCCTGA
- a CDS encoding Crp/Fnr family transcriptional regulator, with amino-acid sequence MQSLTAVRLAEVPHTELSQLVATMPHLARALWFSTLLDAAMHREWIFRLGRLNAEGRIAHLIAELAERLRLVGLFEEGELPVPLLQRDYAEACGISPVHANRSFRTLKERGAIVMEGEARLRILDEKQLRDLAQFDGSYLYGTGVLGLEALTDRNDPPQC; translated from the coding sequence GTGCAATCGCTAACAGCCGTGAGATTGGCAGAAGTGCCCCATACCGAGCTGAGCCAGCTGGTTGCGACGATGCCTCACCTGGCGCGCGCGCTCTGGTTCTCGACTCTTCTCGACGCAGCGATGCACAGGGAATGGATTTTTCGGCTCGGTCGGCTCAATGCCGAAGGTCGCATCGCGCACCTCATTGCCGAACTGGCGGAACGCCTTCGCCTGGTCGGCCTGTTCGAGGAAGGCGAGCTTCCCGTCCCGCTTTTGCAACGGGACTATGCCGAGGCCTGCGGGATCTCTCCTGTGCATGCCAATCGCAGCTTCAGAACACTCAAGGAGCGCGGCGCAATCGTGATGGAGGGAGAGGCCAGATTACGGATCCTCGACGAGAAGCAGCTACGCGATTTGGCGCAGTTCGACGGCTCATACCTTTATGGCACTGGTGTTCTGGGCCTAGAAGCGCTCACGGACCGCAATGATCCTCCCCAGTGCTGA
- a CDS encoding dihydroorotase: MKQTRALTITGGKLVASDGIRDGNLRIAEGRIAACGDGEPQGGDEVVDAGGKLVAPGLVDLGVFAVDKPAFHFGGITRAALMPDQSPALDLPSRVSYIAKSGKPDFWVHPLAAATRGLAGTEIAEIALMREAGALGVSTGRGWIADSGVMLRLLQYAAMLDMPVISHAEDAALVGDAVATAGEYATRRGLPSAPAQAEAIAIARDLALAEMAGARIHFRQVTTRAGLELVRHAKAGGQRVTAGVTPAHFMLSDLATVDFRTFARLSPPLRSEDDRQAVREAIADRTIDVISSGHDPRGPEDKRQPFADAEPGMAGAETLLAMALSLATDGIIDLARVFELVAGNPASILGVAAGSLEQGLEADVALIDPDKPWIVQSARMAATAGNTPFDGQPTQGRVLRLWKGGVEIHL, from the coding sequence ATGAAGCAAACGCGCGCCCTGACAATTACCGGCGGCAAGCTGGTCGCTTCCGATGGAATTCGTGATGGCAACCTCCGCATCGCGGAAGGCCGTATCGCTGCATGCGGTGATGGCGAGCCGCAGGGCGGGGACGAGGTCGTCGACGCTGGCGGCAAGCTGGTCGCGCCGGGGCTGGTCGACCTTGGCGTCTTCGCCGTGGACAAGCCCGCTTTTCATTTTGGCGGCATCACGCGTGCAGCGCTCATGCCCGACCAGTCTCCCGCGCTCGATCTGCCGAGCCGCGTTTCCTATATCGCGAAAAGCGGGAAGCCCGACTTTTGGGTGCATCCGCTGGCAGCTGCAACACGCGGCCTTGCGGGAACCGAAATTGCCGAGATTGCCCTGATGCGCGAGGCGGGGGCGCTAGGCGTTTCCACCGGCCGTGGCTGGATAGCCGATTCCGGCGTCATGCTTCGCCTGCTGCAATATGCGGCTATGCTCGACATGCCGGTTATCTCCCATGCCGAAGATGCAGCCCTTGTCGGCGATGCAGTTGCAACGGCTGGCGAATACGCGACGCGGCGCGGCCTTCCCAGCGCACCTGCTCAAGCAGAGGCCATCGCCATAGCGCGCGACCTGGCCCTGGCGGAGATGGCGGGTGCCCGCATCCATTTCAGGCAAGTGACCACGCGGGCCGGGCTCGAACTGGTGCGGCACGCGAAGGCTGGCGGCCAGCGTGTCACCGCAGGCGTTACTCCCGCGCATTTCATGCTTTCCGATCTTGCCACGGTCGATTTTCGCACCTTCGCGCGCCTGTCGCCGCCCTTGCGCAGCGAAGACGATCGGCAGGCGGTCCGTGAAGCGATTGCCGACAGAACAATCGACGTGATCTCCAGCGGGCACGATCCGCGCGGGCCGGAAGACAAGCGCCAGCCCTTTGCCGATGCCGAACCAGGGATGGCCGGGGCGGAAACCCTGCTCGCGATGGCGCTCTCGCTCGCGACTGATGGAATTATCGATCTGGCGCGTGTCTTCGAGCTGGTGGCGGGCAATCCGGCATCGATCCTCGGCGTGGCAGCAGGATCGCTGGAGCAAGGCCTGGAAGCGGACGTGGCACTGATCGATCCGGACAAGCCCTGGATCGTCCAGAGCGCACGCATGGCAGCGACCGCAGGCAACACACCCTTCGACGGTCAGCCTACTCAAGGCCGCGTGCTTCGCCTTTGGAAGGGCGGCGTGGAAATCCATCTCTAA
- a CDS encoding SOS response-associated peptidase, producing MCNLYRMTKAVGEAAAWFDAVSELDGANFGDEVFPGYPGAVIADGRLRQMTWGFPLVLKSKRTGEALKPKPINNARADKLDTFFWRYSFEARRCLIPVTGWAEAEGATGRKTRTWLTRPDAEIFAVAGIWCDTDDWGAAYSMVMTDSVGLTADLHARMPVLLSERDWRTWTHGPVAGARELCRSCKSELSFERTNDRW from the coding sequence ATGTGCAATCTTTACCGTATGACGAAGGCTGTAGGCGAGGCCGCCGCATGGTTTGACGCTGTTAGCGAGCTCGACGGCGCGAATTTCGGCGACGAGGTGTTTCCTGGTTATCCCGGAGCGGTCATTGCCGATGGTCGCCTCCGCCAGATGACGTGGGGCTTCCCCCTTGTGTTGAAAAGCAAGCGAACTGGTGAGGCGCTCAAGCCAAAACCGATCAACAACGCCCGAGCCGATAAGCTCGACACGTTTTTCTGGCGCTACAGTTTCGAAGCGCGCCGCTGCCTGATCCCGGTCACTGGCTGGGCGGAAGCGGAAGGAGCGACCGGCCGCAAAACGCGCACATGGCTTACCCGCCCTGACGCCGAAATCTTCGCCGTCGCCGGCATCTGGTGCGATACTGACGACTGGGGTGCTGCCTATTCCATGGTCATGACCGATAGTGTTGGCCTCACTGCCGATCTGCACGCCCGCATGCCTGTCTTACTATCCGAACGGGACTGGCGGACATGGACCCACGGGCCGGTCGCTGGCGCTCGCGAACTGTGTCGGTCATGTAAAAGCGAGCTGTCGTTCGAGCGGACTAATGACAGATGGTGA
- a CDS encoding tyrosine-type recombinase/integrase, which translates to MVTLGSAGVAAGALGAPAARAAARRLLIKATLADLPTPPEKHKAPLFAEFAEEFWIDYSPHWKPSTRDASRAYMDRRLIPRFGELSVDAIERADINRWRDSMADAGGAFNRSIPIMSVMMQYAEKLGYREKNTNPCRGVSRFKRDLPERYLSADEYRRLGKVLAEHDGANTFVVPALLMLIYTGARVSEIATLRWRYVQIPRLALPDSKTGPKTIYLNPQAIAVLAGLQRRGDDQLVFPAMYREVPINLGQHWEKIRRKAALPDVRLHDLRHSFASVAIAKGIPLATIGKLLGHALPETTARYAHLADEVISESADRICSSLANSMGMAA; encoded by the coding sequence ATGGTGACGCTGGGAAGCGCGGGAGTGGCGGCAGGTGCGCTGGGCGCTCCCGCCGCGCGCGCTGCCGCGCGCAGATTGCTCATCAAGGCCACGCTTGCCGATCTGCCTACCCCTCCGGAGAAGCATAAGGCTCCACTTTTTGCAGAGTTCGCAGAAGAATTCTGGATCGATTATTCGCCGCATTGGAAACCTTCGACGCGTGATGCATCGCGGGCCTACATGGACAGGCGGCTGATTCCACGGTTTGGTGAGCTTTCCGTCGATGCGATCGAACGGGCTGACATCAACCGTTGGCGAGACAGCATGGCCGATGCGGGAGGAGCGTTCAATCGCAGCATCCCGATCATGTCGGTGATGATGCAATATGCCGAAAAACTCGGCTATCGCGAGAAGAACACCAACCCCTGTCGCGGCGTCTCTCGCTTCAAGCGGGACCTGCCGGAACGCTATCTGTCAGCCGATGAATATCGAAGGCTCGGTAAGGTGCTGGCAGAGCACGATGGTGCCAATACATTCGTAGTCCCAGCTCTCCTGATGCTGATCTATACCGGTGCAAGGGTTTCAGAGATTGCGACCCTGCGCTGGCGCTATGTCCAGATACCCCGCCTCGCATTGCCTGACAGCAAGACCGGCCCGAAAACGATCTACCTCAACCCGCAGGCAATCGCTGTGCTCGCTGGGCTGCAGCGGCGAGGAGACGATCAACTCGTATTCCCGGCAATGTATCGCGAAGTGCCGATCAACCTGGGGCAGCACTGGGAGAAGATCAGGCGCAAGGCAGCTTTGCCCGACGTGCGCCTGCACGACTTGCGTCACAGCTTCGCCTCGGTGGCCATCGCAAAAGGCATTCCGCTTGCCACTATTGGCAAGCTGCTTGGCCATGCGCTTCCCGAAACGACCGCCCGATACGCGCACCTCGCAGACGAGGTCATTTCCGAAAGCGCCGACCGAATCTGCTCTAGCCTCGCAAACTCAATGGGGATGGCCGCATGA
- a CDS encoding site-specific integrase, with translation MTSYDLKRILAEELARIVPGDAGKRRTKFDYILPGFGERIHPSGRKSYVLQRTMGGKQRLITIGDAAILTERIAKDVARRLILRIELGQNPADKKQRGRNTPTYAAFLRHYWEVAAPTWKPSTLEIHDIYRRTHLNHAFAGKFIDEIGHADAVRWHATLTRSAGPGAANRAMEILKAMFGKAEAWGYLPEHSNPFRGVKRNKGRKIERFLSEAEMARLGVALARHRAAKPNEVAVISLLALTGCRRGEILNLTWGEVQGRKLKLTDSKTGPRVVWLGKEARTVIDRLARRRSHERVFQFDVLPVSAIEWFWRMLRVEAGIEDVRLHDLRHNYASLAVRSSETLPMIGRLLGHSNSSTTARYAHLDDGHLLLMSDLIGSEIGRKIAFRPQSRQ, from the coding sequence ATGACCAGCTACGACCTCAAACGTATCCTTGCTGAGGAGCTCGCGCGCATCGTTCCGGGTGATGCCGGAAAGCGCCGCACGAAGTTCGACTACATCCTTCCCGGTTTTGGTGAGCGTATCCATCCATCAGGCAGGAAGAGTTATGTTCTTCAGCGCACGATGGGCGGCAAGCAGAGGCTCATCACCATAGGCGATGCGGCCATTTTGACCGAGCGGATCGCCAAGGATGTTGCGCGTCGCCTCATCTTGAGGATCGAGCTTGGCCAGAATCCGGCGGACAAGAAGCAACGCGGAAGAAACACGCCGACCTATGCTGCCTTTCTTCGGCACTATTGGGAGGTGGCGGCTCCGACCTGGAAGCCATCCACGCTTGAGATACACGACATCTACCGACGAACGCATTTAAACCATGCGTTCGCCGGAAAGTTCATCGATGAGATCGGCCACGCTGATGCCGTGCGCTGGCATGCGACGCTAACGCGCTCGGCAGGTCCGGGCGCGGCCAACCGCGCTATGGAAATCCTGAAAGCCATGTTCGGCAAGGCGGAGGCATGGGGCTATCTTCCAGAGCACTCAAATCCCTTTCGCGGCGTGAAGCGCAACAAGGGGCGAAAGATCGAACGCTTCTTGAGCGAAGCCGAAATGGCCCGCCTTGGGGTCGCCCTTGCACGACATCGCGCTGCCAAGCCGAACGAGGTCGCGGTCATTTCGCTTCTCGCTTTGACAGGATGTCGGCGCGGCGAAATCCTCAACCTCACGTGGGGCGAAGTTCAGGGGCGCAAACTAAAGCTGACCGATTCAAAGACTGGGCCACGTGTCGTATGGCTTGGCAAAGAGGCGAGGACGGTCATTGATCGCTTGGCGCGCAGAAGGAGCCATGAGCGCGTCTTCCAGTTCGATGTGCTGCCCGTCTCTGCAATCGAATGGTTCTGGCGCATGCTGAGGGTCGAAGCTGGCATTGAGGACGTGAGATTGCACGATCTGCGGCACAACTATGCGAGCCTTGCCGTTCGTTCATCCGAGACGCTGCCGATGATTGGGCGCTTGCTGGGCCACAGCAACTCTTCGACTACTGCACGCTACGCTCACTTGGATGACGGGCACCTACTTTTGATGTCAGACCTGATCGGAAGTGAGATTGGCCGGAAGATTGCTTTCCGACCTCAATCTCGACAATGA
- a CDS encoding helix-turn-helix domain-containing protein: MDRSNPNESAEPERLNPIALTIDEAARIARLSRSTIYLALRDGSLTARKVGRRTIVCVDDLRQFLDTLPAFECKRLGGED; the protein is encoded by the coding sequence ATGGATAGATCGAACCCAAACGAGTCAGCCGAGCCCGAACGGCTGAACCCCATCGCGCTTACGATTGATGAAGCAGCACGTATCGCTCGGCTCTCACGCTCGACGATCTATCTGGCTCTTCGTGACGGGAGCCTGACTGCCCGCAAGGTCGGGCGTCGCACCATCGTCTGCGTAGACGACCTGAGGCAGTTTTTGGACACGCTGCCGGCATTCGAGTGCAAACGCCTGGGCGGGGAAGATTAA
- the sppA gene encoding signal peptide peptidase SppA, whose amino-acid sequence MRFAGKVWRLLVGVKDGLVLLFMLLFFGTLFLILTTRPSPAQVREGALLLEIDGVVVEERSRIDPLQALLSSQAQVGEYQARDIVRALDAAAGDERIDAVVLDLERFLGAGQVHLQDIGEAMDRVRAADKPVLTYATAYADDGVFLAAHASEVWMNPLGGAVVAGPGGHRLYYKGLIDRLNVNARVYRVGTYKSAVEPYTQTGMSEPARENARALYGALWEEWQANVKKARPAVDLDLITQSPAEWVEAAQGDLAQASLNAGLVDKLGNRDAFNARVVELVGTDKWSKLPNAFPATEYDAWLKDNPLPGDGKPIGIVTIAGEIVDGEAGPGTAGGTRIADLLDAALDRDFAGLVVRVDSPGGSVLASEAIRDAILRHKARGIPVAVSMANVAASGGYWVSTPADRIFAEPDTITGSIGIFAVLPTFEQAAASIGVTSDGVRTGPLSGQPDLVGGLTPEVDRILQASIEDGYRDFLTRVSEARNMTLDQADEVGQGRVWDGGTARQLQLVDEYGGLEEALAWVAGQAELADGEWHAAYLGTPPSTTDTLLRQWLVGEEDSQGQDVFALFARKETEAADRVIADARRLLGTRGAQAYCLTCPTSEGGGQQDDKDRGFLKMLVSLFGN is encoded by the coding sequence ATGCGATTTGCAGGCAAGGTTTGGCGGCTTCTGGTTGGCGTGAAGGACGGCCTCGTCCTGCTGTTCATGCTACTGTTTTTCGGCACGCTGTTCCTGATCCTCACCACCCGTCCGAGCCCGGCGCAGGTGCGTGAAGGCGCTCTGCTGCTGGAAATCGACGGCGTGGTCGTTGAAGAGCGCAGCCGGATCGACCCGCTGCAGGCCCTGCTTTCATCGCAGGCGCAGGTCGGCGAGTACCAGGCGCGCGATATCGTACGCGCCCTTGATGCTGCGGCCGGTGACGAGCGCATCGATGCGGTCGTGCTCGACCTCGAACGGTTTCTCGGTGCCGGTCAGGTGCATCTCCAGGACATTGGCGAGGCAATGGACCGCGTGCGGGCGGCAGACAAACCTGTCCTGACCTATGCCACCGCCTATGCAGACGACGGCGTCTTCCTGGCCGCGCACGCAAGCGAGGTCTGGATGAACCCGTTAGGCGGCGCAGTCGTGGCCGGCCCGGGTGGGCACCGGCTCTATTACAAGGGCCTGATCGATCGCCTCAACGTCAATGCGCGCGTCTACCGCGTTGGCACATACAAGAGCGCGGTCGAACCTTACACGCAAACCGGCATGTCCGAGCCTGCGCGTGAGAACGCCCGGGCGCTTTACGGAGCGCTGTGGGAAGAATGGCAGGCGAACGTGAAAAAGGCGCGGCCGGCTGTCGACCTCGATCTGATTACGCAATCGCCCGCCGAATGGGTCGAGGCCGCCCAAGGCGATCTGGCACAGGCCTCGCTCAACGCGGGTCTGGTCGACAAGCTCGGCAATCGCGATGCCTTCAACGCACGTGTGGTCGAATTGGTCGGAACGGATAAATGGAGCAAGCTGCCCAACGCCTTCCCCGCAACCGAATACGACGCCTGGCTGAAGGACAATCCGCTACCGGGTGACGGCAAACCCATCGGTATCGTGACCATCGCCGGCGAAATCGTCGACGGAGAAGCCGGGCCCGGAACCGCCGGAGGCACTCGCATTGCCGATCTTCTCGACGCCGCACTCGATCGCGATTTCGCGGGCCTTGTCGTTCGGGTCGATTCTCCCGGCGGATCGGTACTCGCCAGCGAAGCGATCCGCGATGCCATCCTGCGCCACAAGGCACGCGGCATTCCGGTCGCGGTATCCATGGCCAATGTCGCCGCGAGTGGCGGATATTGGGTTTCCACCCCAGCCGATCGCATTTTTGCAGAGCCCGACACCATCACCGGCTCGATTGGCATCTTCGCTGTCCTGCCCACCTTCGAGCAGGCGGCCGCGAGCATCGGCGTGACGAGTGACGGTGTGCGTACCGGTCCGTTGTCGGGCCAGCCGGACCTCGTCGGCGGATTGACGCCAGAAGTGGACCGCATCCTCCAGGCATCGATCGAAGATGGCTATCGCGACTTCCTCACCCGCGTATCGGAAGCCCGCAACATGACCCTGGATCAGGCCGATGAGGTCGGTCAGGGCCGCGTCTGGGATGGCGGAACGGCGCGTCAGCTCCAGCTGGTCGACGAATATGGCGGTCTGGAAGAAGCGCTCGCCTGGGTCGCGGGACAGGCGGAACTCGCGGACGGGGAATGGCACGCTGCCTATCTTGGCACACCGCCCAGCACGACCGATACTCTGCTTCGCCAGTGGCTGGTCGGCGAAGAGGATTCGCAAGGGCAGGATGTCTTTGCGTTGTTCGCCCGCAAGGAAACGGAAGCGGCGGACCGCGTGATCGCGGATGCCCGGCGGCTTCTGGGAACGCGTGGGGCGCAGGCTTACTGCCTCACTTGTCCCACATCGGAGGGTGGTGGGCAACAGGACGACAAGGATCGCGGCTTCCTGAAGATGCTGGTCTCCCTCTTCGGAAACTAG